The DNA window GTGTCGGTGTGCTGGCCGGAGGCATTGCCCATGACTTTAATAATCTTCTGGTCGGTGTGATGGGTAATGCTGAACTGGCACTGCTGGATGCGCCCGATGAAGGCGAAATACGCTATTATCTCAAGCAGGTTTTCAAGGCATCCAAGAAGGGTGCTGAACTTGTTCATCAGATGCTCGCCTATTCAGGGCAGGGTCGCTTTGCGATGGGGGAGCAGAATCTTAATCTTCTGATTAGCGATGTGTCAGAGCTTCTCGGCACAGTGATCGGTAAACGTGTTGAGCTGGAGCTGAAATTGCAGGATGGGCTGGCAAATCTGCATGGTGATAAAAACCAGCTGACTCAGATGCTGATGAATCTGATGACCAATGCTGCTGAGGCGATGCAGGGGAAACCGGGAAACGTCACACTCTCTACAGGTAGCGTGCACCTGAATCAGCGTGATTTCTCACGCATGTATCTCAAAGATGAGCTTGTTGAAGGTGAATATATCTTTGTCGAGGCGTGTGATACGGGCTGCGGCATGGACAGAGAGACACAGCAGCGCATTTTCGATCCCTTCTTTACCACCAAAGAGATGGGTAGTGGTCTTGGTCTGGCGGCACTGCTCGGTATTGTCCGCAGTCATGCAGGCGCACTCTCCCTCTACAGCGAGCCGGGGCGTGGTTCCTGTTTTAAAATCTATTTCCCGGCACTCAAAGGTGAAGCAGTTGAGTCTGTCGAGGAGCAGACCGGCCAATATGAACTGCCGGTGGCTCTGCGTGGAACCGTGCTGCTGGTCGATGATGAGCAGGCGGTGCGGGATGTCGCCAGTCGTATTCTGGAGCGGGAAGGGATGCAGGTGATCACGGCAGATGATGGCGAAATGGCCTTGACCCTGCTGGACAAACATTGTGATGAAATAGCACTGGTTGTGCTTGATCTTACCATGCCCAAACTGGATGGGGAGCAGGCCTTCCATCTGATGCATGCCAGATATCCGGATATCCCGATTGTCCTCAGTAGTGGTTTTTCAGAAGGAGAAGCGGCGGAACGTCTGTTTGTTCATGGCCTGGCAGGTTTTGTGCGCAAGCCCTACAGCCGCAAGGCTCTGCTGCAGGCGGTGAGTGAGGCCGGTGTTAATGGAAGTGATCTCTAACCCTTGGATTTGCCACTATAAAGCCCTATAGAGATATTAATCAATCATTATTGGATTGTAGTGTAGGAGCTTTTTCATGGATATGAACCGATTAACTCAGAAGGTAAGTGAAGCTGTTGCATCAGCGCAGTCGCTGGCGACACGCCTGTCGCATCAGGAGGTGGATGGTGAACATCTTCTGGCTGAGCTGTTGGCTCAAAAAAATGGTTTAGCGCCCAGGTTGATTGATCAATGTGGTGTTGCCATCGATCTGATCAAAGCAAAGATCGAAACGTCACTTTCAAAACGTCCCAAAGTGGCGCTCGGCCCTGCCCAGGCCAATACCCTCTATGTCACGCAGCGACTGCAGCAGCTTTTCATCCAGGCCGAAGATGAGGCAAAGAAACTTCAGGATGAGTACATCTCTGTTGAACATCTGCTACTTGGTTTTATCGATGAGCAGGAGAAAAGCGATGCAGGCAAAGCCTTCAAGGAATTTGGCATCACTCGTGATCTCTTCATGCAGGCGCTTGAGAAGGTGCGTGGTCATCAGCGTGTCACCAGCGATTCGCCTGAGTCGCAGTATGATGCGCTGAACAAATATGGTGTTGATCTGGTGGAGATGGCCAGAAACGGAAAGCTCGATCCGGTCATCGGTCGGGATAGTGAAATTCGTTCAGTTGTCAGAATTCTGTCACGCAAAACCAAGAATAATCCGGTACTGATCGGTGAGCCCGGTGTGGGCAAGACAGCTATTGCCGAAGGTCTGGCACAACGCATCGTCTCCGGCGATGTGCCTGAGGGGTTGAAGGATCGCAAGCTCTTCTCACTGGATATGGCCGCATTGATGGCCGGTGCCAAATACAGAGGCGAATTTGAGGAGCGACTGAAAGCGGTACTCAAAGAGATCAAAGAGTCGGATGGGCGCACCCTGCTGTTTATTGATGAGCTGCATACCATTGTCGGAGCAGGTAAAACTGAAGGCAGCAGTGATGCCGGTAATATGCTCAAACCGATGCTGGCACGTGGTGAACTGCACTGTATCGGTGCCACCACACTGGATGAGTATCGTCGCTATATTGAGAAGGATGCGGCGCTGGAACGCCGTTTTCAGCCGATCATTGTCGATGCACCCAATGTCGAGGATACCATCTCGATTCTGCGCGGTTTGCGCGAACGTTTTGAGCTGCATCACGGTGTCCGTATTACAGATGCTTCACTGGTGGCGGCAGCAACACTCTCTGATCGTTATATCTCAGATCGTTTTTTGCCTGATAAGGCAATTGATCTTGTGGATGAGGCGTGCGCTTCGATTCGCACAGAGATGGATTCGATGCCGGCAGAGCTGGATGAGATCAGCCGCAGGGCTATGCGTCTGGAGATTGAGGAGACAGCGCTGAAGAAGGAGAAGGATGCGGCCAGTGGCGAGCGACTGAAGGTGTTGCGCAAAGAGCTGGCAGATCTTCAGGAGCGGCGGGATGTGATGCGTTCGCAGTGGGAGAAGGAGAAGGGGGCAATCAGTCAGGTGCAGTTGTTGCGCGAAAAGATTGAACAGACACGTTTTGAGATCGAAGCAGCCGAGCGCAAGTATGAGCTGGAGAAGGTCGCTTCACTGCGTTATGGCACACTTCCTGAGTTGGAGAAAGAGCTGGCGGCGCTTGAGGCCAGCAACCATGAGTCCAGTGGCCTGTTGCGCGAAGAGGTGAGCGAAGAGGAGATTGCCCAGGTGGTGGCGCGCTGGACAGGCATTCCATTAACGCGGTTGCTGGAGGGTGAGCGGGATAAGCTGCTCAAGCTTGAGTCAGTACTGCATGAGCGGGTGATCGGACAGGATGAGGCGGTAAAAGCTGTGGCTGATGCTGTGCTGCGCGCACGCGCTGGCATCCGTGATCAGCATCGTCCCATCGGTTCATTCCTGTTTCTTGGTCCTACCGGTGTAGGTAAAACCGAGCTGGCCAGAACCCTGGCCCGGTCGCTGTTTGACTCTGAGGATAATATGGTGCGCATCGATATGTCCGAATATATGGAGCGCCATACCGTTTCCCGTCTGGTCGGTGCACCTCCGGGTTATGTCGGTTTTGAGGAGGGGGGGCAGCTGACTGAAGCTGTGCGACGCAAGCCTTACTGTGTGCTGCTGCTTGATGAGGTGGAGAAGGCGCATCCGGATGTATTTAATATACTGCTGCAGCTGCTTGATGATGGTCGCCTGACCGATAGCCATGGTAGGACAGTCAATTTCCAGAATACCATTATCATCATGACCAGTAATATCGGTTCCCAATATCTGCTGGATGGCATCGATAGTCATGGCGTGATTGATGAGGCTGCACGCACGCAGGTGATGGCCGCCTTGCGCAGCCATTTCCGGCCGGAATTCCTCAACAGGGTGGATGATACCGTACTCTTCCAGCCGTTGAGTGAGTCGGTGATTACTGAAGTGGTGTCGCTATTTCTCAATGAGTTACAGCAGCGACTGCATGAGCAGCAGATTGGACTTGATGTCACCGCAGGAGCCAGAGCGTGGCTGGCAGTTGAGGGTTATGATCCGGTTTATGGTGCCAGACCGCTGAAACGATTTATCCAGCAGCAGCTGGAGACACCGGTAGCCAGAATGTTGATTGCCGGAGAGGTGATGCCCGCAGGCACGATCACCATTGATGTTATTGATGGTGAATTGCGCTTTAAAAGTAGCTAAGCGGTTCCCTCATCGTAGCGATCAGGAGAGCTGAGGTGGCGAGTTCCCCCATGGGGGGGATTCTTTTCTACTGCCCCTGTTTTTGGCCAAGCTTAGGGTTGACACCATGAGGCGGCGTGCGTAGCAAGTCATCTCCAAATTCGAGAGGAGGATTTTATCATGAAAAAAGCACTAATGATCGCAGCCGCAGCTGCATTCGTAATGGGCGGCATGGCAGCAACTGCTGATGCTAGCGCACTGGGCAAGTGTAAAGCTTGTCATCACCTGGATTCTGACGCCAAAAAAGTTGGCCCAGGTCTGAAGACCATTGCTGGTCGTACTCAGGGCGGCGTTGATGGCTTCAAGTACGGTTCTTACCTGTCAGCTCAGAAAGATGCTGGCGCTGTATGGGATGACGCAGCTCTGGAAGCATGGGTATGTGAGTCTAAGAGTATTGCTAAAGCTGCACACGGCAAGTCTAAGATGCCTAACCAGAAAGTATGTGGTGACAAAGCTAAGGCTGCTGTTGCTGAGCTTCACACTCTGTAAGAAGGTTTACACCTGATCAAAGCGGTCCATGGCAACATGGGCCGCTTTTTTTTGTGTCCGGGGATGCTTGAGGGTAAAAAAAGACCGGACACCTTTCGGAGGGGAGAGGGGAGTGAAAGGCGCCCGATCCGTGCTTCAAGGGGAATCTTGGGGAGAAGCACTTCTTTCTGCTTTTTATATGAGCATATTGTGTGCCAATAGGTTTATTGGTTAGAACAGCAGCAGTATGCAGTTATGAGTGAGAAATGTGCTGAAACTCTGAGCAGTCTCTGCCTGCTATTTGATCAATCTCAATATCGATTCGGATTGGAGAGACTCTCGAGCATCGGTTTGGTATAGCCCATTTTCAGCAGCTCTTTGTGAGCTATTTTCTCTTCGATTGCATCAACAAAATTGATGTCCGGAGCAAATAGTTTGCAGATGCGGTGGTACTTGATGTAATAGATTTTTCCCGCTTCAAAATCGAACTGCTCGCTGCCCTGATTATAGTTGGTAAAGCGGGTCACAATATTGGTGATTGTAACTGTGTAGTTGCCGGGATCAGCGGTAAGCGAGGTGTAAGCATCATTACCAAGGGCTGCGACCGTTTTTTTATTGGCACTGATATAGAATGGGTCGGTGATGTTGCAGAGGTCAGCAGGCCGATAAAAGATAACCACTGCCTTGCTTTGATCAGTGATCTCAACGGGTTGAAATTTTGAGCCCAACGATACACAGCTTGCAGTCAACAGGATAAGCGTTGCGGCAAACAGTTTTGTGATTAGATCAAGACGATTCATATGACGTAATATCCTCTCACTTGAGATTAGTTCAAGTGCGCTGTTTGGCAGCGTTATTTGAACAGCCCGAAAGCGAAACAGAGCTGCTGTAGGTGTCTCTCCTGAAAAGGGAGGTTGTCTCTGCTATGCCTGTAGGATTATAATCTTGGAACAGCATCATTTGAGGTGAACGGCTATGCATGAGATCTCTCTTTGTGAGAGTTTGTTGAAGGTTATTGAAGATAGCGCCTCACAGCAGAACTTTTCTCAGGTAAAAACGGTATGGCTGGAGCTGGGCAGGTTCTCCTGTGTGGAGCCTGAAGCGATGCGTTTCAGTTTTGATGTGGTGATGAAAGGCACGCTGGCTGATGGCGCCAAACTTGAGTTGCTTGAGCTGCCTGCCAGAGTCTGGTGCCAGATCTGCTTAAAAGATGTAGAGATTAAACAGCGTTATGATGCCTGCCCATACTGTGGCGATTACAAGTTGCAGATTTCTGGTGGTGAAGAGATGCGAATTAAAGAGTTGGAGGTGGTGTGATGTGTACGGTATGCGGTTGTGGTGAAGGCGAAACCACCATTGAAGGTCACGAACACCACCATCATCATGAAGAGGGGCACAGCCACTCCCATGCAGATGACCATGGTGATCATAACCATGATTATGGGCAGGGGGCTGCACATGCGCATGCGCCGGGTTTGAGCCAGTCGCGCATGGTTCAGATTGAGCAGGATATTCTTGGTAAAAACAATCAGTACGCCGATGCCAACCGTCGCTTTTTCAGTGAACATGGCATCCTGGCTCTGAACCTTGTTTCAAGTCCGGGGTCGGGAAAAACAACACTGCTGACTGCAACTGTCAGGGCTATGCTTGATCAGACTCCTGTTGCCGTGATTGAGGGTGATCAGCAGACAGCACTCGATGCAGATCGTATCCGCGAATCTGGTGCGAAAGCTGTGCAGATCAATACAGGCAAGGGGTGTCATCTGGATGCCCACATGGTTGGACACGCTATCGGTGATCTGAAGTTGCAGCGTGGTAGTGCGCTGTTCATCGAAAATGTTGGCAATCTGGTCTGTCCTTCGGCATTTGATCTTGGTGAAGCGGCCAAGGTGGTGATTCTTTCGGTGACAGAAGGTGCTGATAAACCACTGAAATATCCCGATATGTTTCACGCTGCAAGCTTGATGATCCTGAATAAAACTGACCTGCTTCCCTATGTCGATTTTGATGTGGAGGCCTGTTGTGACTATGCGCGCCGCATCAATCCCGGCATCAAGATTATTCAACTCTCAGCTACTACAGGTGAGGGGATGGATGACTGGTTAGGCTGGATCAGAGCCAATCTTGCCATTGCGCAGATCGGAGTATGTTCACCGGCTAAGGAGCGCTAATGTGTCTCGCTGTCCCGGCCAGGGTTGAGTCGCTGGATGACTCGGCCTCTTCTGCTATCGTCAATCTCGATGGTATTCGCAAAGAGATATCCACTCGTCTGCTTGATGAAGTCGCTGTTGGTGATTATGTACTGGTGCATGTCGGTTATGCACTGGAGCGCATCGATCCGGATGAGGCGGAGAAGACGCTGCTGCTGTTTGATGAGCTCAAGGCTATGGAACCATGAAATACGTCGATGAATTTCGTGATGGAGAGAAGGCACGCAGGGTCGCAGAGTTGATTCACCGGCAGGTAGAGCCGGATCGTGACTACCGTTTGATGGAGTTTTGTGGCGGGCATACACATGCGATTTTCCGCTTTGGTGTGCATGAATTGATGCCATCAAATCTTAAATTTGTGCATGGGCCGGGTTGCCCGGTCTGTGTTTTGCCCGCAGGGCGTATTGAGGCTGCCATTCAACTGGTCGAGTCTGAGGATATTATTCTCTGCACCTATGCCGATCTGATGCGGGTGCCAGCAGGCAAACGGGACTCTCTGCACAAAGCCAAAGCGCGTGGTGCCGATATTCGCATGGTCTACTCCGTTAGTGATGTACTGGCGATTGCGCGCGACAGTCCTGAGCAGCAGGTGGTCTTTTTTGCCATCGGTTTTGAGACTACAACGCCGCCCACGGCAGTGGCTATTCAAATCGCTGAGGCAGAAGGGCTGAGTAATTTCAGTGTCTACTGTAACCATGTGCAGACACCACCGGCGATGGAGCATCTGCTGGCCAGTGGCGAGGCGCATATCAACGGTATTCTTGGCCCCTCACATGTCAGTACCATTATCGGCAGCTCTGCTTATGCAGCGTGCTGCAGTCATCATCAGATCCCCATCGTGATTGCAGGTTTTGAACCGCTGGATGTGATTCAATCGACACTAATGCTGGTTCGTCAGATCAATGAGGAGCGCTTTGAGGTGGAGAATCAGTACAGCCGAGCGGTGAGTCAAACCGGCAATCTGAAAGCACAGACTTTGATGCGTGACGTGTTTGAGGCGCGGCCACTGTTTGAGTGGCGAGGGCTGGGTTTACTGCCAGATAGTGCCATTCAGATCAGAGCCAAATATGCAGATTTTGATGCCGAGAAACGATTCGGCATGGCAGAGATTGCAACTGC is part of the Mariprofundus sp. NF genome and encodes:
- a CDS encoding HypC/HybG/HupF family hydrogenase formation chaperone — protein: MCLAVPARVESLDDSASSAIVNLDGIRKEISTRLLDEVAVGDYVLVHVGYALERIDPDEAEKTLLLFDELKAMEP
- a CDS encoding DUF2846 domain-containing protein, encoding MNRLDLITKLFAATLILLTASCVSLGSKFQPVEITDQSKAVVIFYRPADLCNITDPFYISANKKTVAALGNDAYTSLTADPGNYTVTITNIVTRFTNYNQGSEQFDFEAGKIYYIKYHRICKLFAPDINFVDAIEEKIAHKELLKMGYTKPMLESLSNPNRY
- a CDS encoding cytochrome c family protein; its protein translation is MKKALMIAAAAAFVMGGMAATADASALGKCKACHHLDSDAKKVGPGLKTIAGRTQGGVDGFKYGSYLSAQKDAGAVWDDAALEAWVCESKSIAKAAHGKSKMPNQKVCGDKAKAAVAELHTL
- the hypA gene encoding hydrogenase maturation nickel metallochaperone HypA; the protein is MHEISLCESLLKVIEDSASQQNFSQVKTVWLELGRFSCVEPEAMRFSFDVVMKGTLADGAKLELLELPARVWCQICLKDVEIKQRYDACPYCGDYKLQISGGEEMRIKELEVV
- the hypD gene encoding hydrogenase formation protein HypD; this encodes MKYVDEFRDGEKARRVAELIHRQVEPDRDYRLMEFCGGHTHAIFRFGVHELMPSNLKFVHGPGCPVCVLPAGRIEAAIQLVESEDIILCTYADLMRVPAGKRDSLHKAKARGADIRMVYSVSDVLAIARDSPEQQVVFFAIGFETTTPPTAVAIQIAEAEGLSNFSVYCNHVQTPPAMEHLLASGEAHINGILGPSHVSTIIGSSAYAACCSHHQIPIVIAGFEPLDVIQSTLMLVRQINEERFEVENQYSRAVSQTGNLKAQTLMRDVFEARPLFEWRGLGLLPDSAIQIRAKYADFDAEKRFGMAEIATADIKGCICPAVLRGLNDPDECKLFATACTPEEPKGACMVSSEGACAAHYSYGRFRDEAGA
- the clpB gene encoding ATP-dependent chaperone ClpB, with the protein product MDMNRLTQKVSEAVASAQSLATRLSHQEVDGEHLLAELLAQKNGLAPRLIDQCGVAIDLIKAKIETSLSKRPKVALGPAQANTLYVTQRLQQLFIQAEDEAKKLQDEYISVEHLLLGFIDEQEKSDAGKAFKEFGITRDLFMQALEKVRGHQRVTSDSPESQYDALNKYGVDLVEMARNGKLDPVIGRDSEIRSVVRILSRKTKNNPVLIGEPGVGKTAIAEGLAQRIVSGDVPEGLKDRKLFSLDMAALMAGAKYRGEFEERLKAVLKEIKESDGRTLLFIDELHTIVGAGKTEGSSDAGNMLKPMLARGELHCIGATTLDEYRRYIEKDAALERRFQPIIVDAPNVEDTISILRGLRERFELHHGVRITDASLVAAATLSDRYISDRFLPDKAIDLVDEACASIRTEMDSMPAELDEISRRAMRLEIEETALKKEKDAASGERLKVLRKELADLQERRDVMRSQWEKEKGAISQVQLLREKIEQTRFEIEAAERKYELEKVASLRYGTLPELEKELAALEASNHESSGLLREEVSEEEIAQVVARWTGIPLTRLLEGERDKLLKLESVLHERVIGQDEAVKAVADAVLRARAGIRDQHRPIGSFLFLGPTGVGKTELARTLARSLFDSEDNMVRIDMSEYMERHTVSRLVGAPPGYVGFEEGGQLTEAVRRKPYCVLLLDEVEKAHPDVFNILLQLLDDGRLTDSHGRTVNFQNTIIIMTSNIGSQYLLDGIDSHGVIDEAARTQVMAALRSHFRPEFLNRVDDTVLFQPLSESVITEVVSLFLNELQQRLHEQQIGLDVTAGARAWLAVEGYDPVYGARPLKRFIQQQLETPVARMLIAGEVMPAGTITIDVIDGELRFKSS
- the hypB gene encoding hydrogenase nickel incorporation protein HypB; amino-acid sequence: MCTVCGCGEGETTIEGHEHHHHHEEGHSHSHADDHGDHNHDYGQGAAHAHAPGLSQSRMVQIEQDILGKNNQYADANRRFFSEHGILALNLVSSPGSGKTTLLTATVRAMLDQTPVAVIEGDQQTALDADRIRESGAKAVQINTGKGCHLDAHMVGHAIGDLKLQRGSALFIENVGNLVCPSAFDLGEAAKVVILSVTEGADKPLKYPDMFHAASLMILNKTDLLPYVDFDVEACCDYARRINPGIKIIQLSATTGEGMDDWLGWIRANLAIAQIGVCSPAKER